From a region of the Vibrio ostreae genome:
- a CDS encoding tRNA (adenine(22)-N(1))-methyltransferase encodes MKLSKRLKRLESQVHHHYDHIWDCCCDHGLLGAALLERQAGGQIHFVDIVPDLMTSLQQRLTTYFGQELPCQWQTYCMDVARIPVADMPGSHLVIIAGVGGDLMSDLIAAICSANPNTPLEFLLCPVHHTYTLREQLRHLKCHVIKETLVEDNQRFYEILHLTTHHQHGNQPLVSLTGDSLWRTECESSRQLAHRYQQKLLTHYGRMQQSNPQKVAPILTAYQSVEIA; translated from the coding sequence ATGAAATTAAGTAAACGCCTCAAACGACTGGAAAGCCAGGTACACCATCACTACGACCACATCTGGGATTGCTGCTGCGACCATGGTCTACTCGGTGCCGCGCTGCTTGAGCGCCAGGCTGGCGGACAAATACACTTTGTTGATATCGTGCCGGACTTGATGACGTCATTACAGCAGCGCCTGACTACTTATTTTGGTCAAGAGTTGCCTTGTCAATGGCAGACCTACTGTATGGACGTTGCGCGGATTCCGGTAGCCGACATGCCCGGCTCACACCTGGTCATCATTGCCGGTGTCGGCGGTGACCTGATGTCAGATTTGATTGCAGCCATCTGCAGTGCCAATCCAAACACGCCGCTTGAGTTTCTGTTGTGTCCGGTTCACCACACGTACACGCTCAGAGAACAGCTACGCCATCTTAAATGTCATGTCATTAAAGAAACTCTGGTTGAAGACAACCAACGCTTTTACGAAATATTGCACCTGACGACGCACCATCAGCACGGCAATCAACCCCTGGTCAGTCTGACCGGAGACAGCTTATGGCGCACTGAGTGTGAATCCAGCCGACAGCTTGCCCACCGTTATCAACAAAAATTACTGACCCATTACGGGCGCATGCAACAAAGTAATCCGCAAAAAGTCGCGCCTATTTTAACCGCCTATCAATCGGTTGAAATTGCATGA
- a CDS encoding NUDIX hydrolase: MEVFQCVSFLVVKDNQVLLEKRSAEKTCDPNLVAIPGGHIEAGESQQEALARELLEELAITPMESVYLCSLYHPTNELQLLHYYVIPAWQGEIGCHEADEVFWRPINPDWVDTRADKLALAEYLRLFQTGILSA, from the coding sequence ATGGAAGTGTTTCAATGCGTCTCTTTTCTGGTCGTGAAAGACAATCAGGTGCTGCTGGAAAAACGTTCGGCAGAAAAAACCTGTGACCCTAACCTGGTGGCAATACCAGGCGGACACATTGAGGCGGGGGAAAGCCAGCAAGAGGCGCTGGCTCGAGAGTTGCTGGAGGAGTTGGCGATAACGCCAATGGAGTCTGTCTATCTCTGTTCCCTGTACCATCCAACCAACGAACTGCAATTACTGCACTATTATGTCATTCCTGCCTGGCAGGGCGAAATAGGTTGTCATGAAGCGGATGAGGTATTCTGGCGCCCGATCAATCCGGATTGGGTCGATACCCGCGCAGACAAGCTGGCTCTGGCAGAATATCTGCGTCTCTTTCAAACCGGTATTTTATCGGCCTGA
- a CDS encoding YbaK/EbsC family protein, whose protein sequence is MSLELKASSQRVQDFLSQHGQQFVVKQMPASTRTAAEAAEAVGCAIGQIAKSLIFKDKQTGDPVLIVASGANMVCTKKVEQATGIKLGKADADFVREKVGYAIGGVPPVAHHAKVTTILDPSLQCYEAIWAAAGTPNSLFELHSKDLELLTQGTWVELAK, encoded by the coding sequence ATGAGTCTCGAGTTAAAGGCCTCGTCACAGCGAGTACAGGATTTTCTGTCTCAGCACGGGCAGCAGTTTGTAGTGAAACAGATGCCGGCTTCCACGCGTACCGCTGCCGAGGCTGCAGAAGCGGTTGGTTGCGCAATTGGGCAGATCGCCAAATCTCTTATTTTTAAAGACAAGCAAACCGGAGATCCGGTTCTGATTGTGGCTTCAGGCGCCAATATGGTGTGCACCAAGAAAGTAGAACAGGCGACCGGCATCAAACTGGGAAAAGCGGATGCCGATTTTGTACGCGAAAAGGTCGGCTATGCCATCGGCGGTGTACCGCCTGTTGCCCACCACGCTAAAGTGACCACGATTTTGGATCCTTCCCTGCAATGTTACGAAGCCATCTGGGCCGCAGCGGGCACGCCTAATTCATTGTTTGAACTACACTCTAAAGACTTAGAGCTGTTAACTCAGGGAACCTGGGTGGAGCTGGCCAAATAA
- a CDS encoding OsmC family protein: protein MSQHTATVTWQRQADEIFSDNKYSRGHEWQFDGGAKVAASASPDVVPLPYSVAANVDPEEAMIAALSSCHMLVFLSIAAKKRFVVESYQDNAVGTLEKNEQGREALTKVVLRPKIVFSGQSQPSIEMLEKMHHQSHENCFIANSVKTQVTTEILL, encoded by the coding sequence ATGTCTCAACACACCGCTACAGTTACGTGGCAGCGTCAAGCTGATGAAATTTTTAGTGATAATAAATACAGTCGCGGCCATGAATGGCAGTTTGACGGGGGAGCCAAGGTCGCCGCTTCCGCGTCACCGGATGTGGTGCCGCTGCCGTATTCGGTTGCCGCCAACGTTGACCCGGAAGAAGCGATGATTGCGGCGTTATCCAGTTGTCATATGCTGGTCTTTTTGTCGATTGCGGCAAAAAAGCGCTTTGTGGTCGAGTCGTATCAGGATAATGCAGTCGGGACACTGGAAAAAAACGAGCAGGGTCGGGAAGCTCTGACCAAAGTGGTGCTGAGGCCCAAAATTGTCTTTTCCGGTCAATCACAACCCAGTATCGAGATGCTGGAAAAAATGCATCATCAATCTCACGAGAACTGTTTCATTGCCAACTCGGTCAAAACGCAAGTGACCACCGAAATTCTCCTTTAA
- a CDS encoding SpoIIAA family protein, translating into MNVQRHGISIGLDRVDDEFFVTIKAFGTLTHRDYQAMTPMLEAALIKVNEPKVRVLLDATELDGWELRAAWDDFKLGLNHGADFDKIALYGRPGWQEKAAKLAGWFMSGEVKFFEDYQQALDWLK; encoded by the coding sequence ATGAATGTTCAAAGACACGGTATTTCAATTGGGTTGGATCGCGTGGATGACGAATTTTTTGTCACCATCAAAGCGTTTGGCACATTAACACACCGTGATTACCAGGCAATGACCCCGATGTTAGAAGCCGCGCTGATTAAGGTCAATGAACCGAAAGTCAGAGTATTGCTCGATGCCACTGAGTTGGATGGTTGGGAGCTGAGAGCCGCCTGGGATGATTTTAAGCTGGGCCTCAACCATGGCGCTGATTTTGATAAGATCGCACTGTACGGCAGGCCTGGCTGGCAGGAAAAAGCTGCCAAACTGGCGGGCTGGTTTATGTCCGGTGAAGTGAAATTTTTTGAAGATTACCAACAGGCGTTGGATTGGCTGAAATAA
- a CDS encoding cysteine hydrolase family protein has product MKNKALLIIDVQESLFEQEPKPYAAKEVVRNINTLSSWARTKGYPVIFVQHEEPEYAQLKYDSEGWQLQHDIQTEDGDLFVRKTTPDSFHHTDLRVLLEEQDVDELIVCGYASDFCVDTSARRAAALGYSIIVATDAHTTHDKPHASAELIRHHHSYVLSHISSFRVPIKAMTTYEICH; this is encoded by the coding sequence ATGAAAAACAAAGCGCTATTGATTATTGATGTTCAGGAGTCTCTGTTTGAGCAGGAGCCCAAGCCGTATGCCGCGAAAGAGGTGGTGCGTAATATTAATACTTTGAGTTCCTGGGCCAGAACGAAAGGTTACCCGGTTATCTTTGTTCAGCACGAAGAGCCGGAGTATGCCCAGTTGAAGTATGACAGTGAAGGCTGGCAACTCCAGCATGATATCCAGACCGAAGACGGCGATCTGTTTGTGCGTAAAACCACGCCAGATTCATTTCACCATACCGATCTGCGGGTTCTGCTCGAAGAGCAGGATGTGGATGAGTTGATTGTGTGCGGCTACGCTTCTGATTTTTGTGTCGATACCAGTGCCAGACGTGCGGCAGCTTTGGGTTACTCGATCATTGTGGCCACCGATGCCCATACCACGCACGATAAACCGCATGCTTCGGCAGAGCTGATTCGCCATCACCACTCTTATGTTTTGTCGCACATCTCCAGCTTTCGGGTCCCGATCAAAGCGATGACCACCTACGAAATCTGTCACTGA
- a CDS encoding VOC family protein, which translates to MIEIQGLDHVVLRTTQLEQMLNFYRDVLGCPVERELPEGLTQLRAGNALIDIVTVDSPLGKEGGKPPQQDGRNMDHFCLQITPRNEKELVAYLDNHGVQHSDFAKRYGAQGYGRSIYLHDPEGNVVELKPWVPVP; encoded by the coding sequence ATGATAGAGATACAAGGGCTTGATCATGTCGTGCTACGAACCACACAGCTGGAGCAGATGCTGAATTTTTATCGTGATGTGCTTGGTTGTCCGGTTGAGCGTGAGTTGCCTGAGGGACTGACTCAACTGCGCGCCGGAAACGCGTTAATTGACATTGTGACGGTCGACAGTCCATTAGGAAAAGAGGGCGGTAAACCACCGCAACAAGACGGACGCAATATGGACCATTTTTGTCTGCAGATTACGCCGCGTAATGAAAAAGAGCTGGTGGCGTATTTAGACAACCATGGTGTGCAGCATTCTGATTTTGCCAAGCGCTATGGCGCTCAGGGTTACGGGCGCTCGATCTATCTGCACGATCCTGAGGGCAATGTGGTGGAACTCAAGCCTTGGGTTCCTGTACCTTAG
- a CDS encoding GlpM family protein, whose protein sequence is MLALFVKCLLGAFAVLLIALLSKSKSFFISGLVPLFPTFALIAHYIVGTERSMDDLRVTILFGLYSLIPYAAYLLSAYYFSYRYNLFWTLSLATFVWASFAAMLLFGWTRFQPGMA, encoded by the coding sequence ATGTTGGCGTTGTTCGTTAAGTGCTTATTGGGAGCATTTGCTGTTCTGTTGATTGCTCTGTTGTCGAAAAGTAAAAGTTTTTTTATTTCCGGCCTGGTACCGCTGTTTCCGACCTTTGCTCTGATTGCCCATTATATTGTTGGCACAGAGCGCAGTATGGATGATCTGCGCGTTACTATACTGTTTGGATTATATTCTCTCATCCCTTACGCCGCATACTTGTTGTCGGCTTATTACTTCAGTTATCGTTACAACCTGTTTTGGACGCTCAGTCTGGCGACATTCGTCTGGGCGTCATTTGCTGCCATGCTCCTGTTTGGATGGACTCGTTTTCAACCCGGGATGGCGTGA
- a CDS encoding TetR/AcrR family transcriptional regulator, which yields MNDKRELLIETALTLFYRHGIRAVGINEVLKQSGIAKKTLYHHFAGKEELIAAALEHRDTLFFDWLSAEMAQYSPGLPAIRGLFTALDRWLHGEVEQLSPFRGCFFINTVVEYGQEAEGLRETCQQHKQKVRTLIQSCLTQQQQAQPGLLDTLCLLKEGAIVTAQVNNDSNAARACLPLLESLLSEA from the coding sequence ATGAATGATAAACGAGAGTTGTTAATTGAAACCGCTCTGACCCTGTTTTACCGCCACGGGATCCGCGCGGTAGGCATCAATGAAGTGCTCAAACAGTCCGGTATCGCCAAAAAAACGCTTTATCACCATTTCGCTGGTAAAGAAGAACTGATCGCAGCCGCACTGGAGCATCGTGACACGTTATTTTTTGACTGGTTAAGCGCAGAAATGGCACAGTACTCACCGGGGCTGCCTGCCATCAGAGGATTATTCACTGCCTTGGATCGCTGGTTACATGGCGAGGTTGAGCAGCTGAGTCCCTTCCGTGGCTGCTTTTTTATCAATACCGTAGTGGAGTATGGGCAGGAAGCTGAAGGGCTCAGAGAAACTTGCCAGCAGCATAAACAGAAGGTTCGCACCCTGATTCAATCCTGCCTTACACAACAACAGCAAGCGCAGCCAGGTCTGCTCGATACTCTGTGTCTGTTGAAAGAAGGCGCGATAGTGACTGCTCAGGTCAATAACGACAGCAACGCCGCCCGTGCCTGCCTGCCGTTATTAGAAAGTCTGCTGAGTGAAGCCTGA
- a CDS encoding DJ-1/PfpI family protein, with translation MNIGIYIYDEAEVLDFSGPFEVFSTAKRLAGNDWNIFFVAQNDALVNARGNFLVNPHYSFADHPPIDLLIVVGGVHTFELEKPAVIDWIRRVSAQASQVASVCTGAFLLAQAGVLTDHPVTTHWEDIADLKARFPQLDVKQKCRWVVADERITTSGGISAGIDMSLYLVSKLASLALAEQTAHQMEYDWNKTQP, from the coding sequence ATGAATATTGGTATCTACATCTATGATGAGGCCGAAGTATTGGACTTCTCCGGCCCGTTTGAAGTTTTCAGCACGGCTAAACGCTTGGCCGGGAATGACTGGAATATTTTTTTTGTGGCTCAGAATGATGCGCTAGTGAATGCGCGCGGCAACTTTCTGGTTAACCCTCATTACAGTTTTGCGGATCATCCGCCGATTGATTTATTGATCGTGGTCGGTGGGGTGCACACTTTTGAACTGGAAAAGCCGGCAGTGATCGACTGGATTCGACGCGTCTCTGCACAGGCCAGCCAGGTGGCCTCCGTGTGTACCGGCGCATTTCTGCTCGCTCAGGCGGGAGTTCTGACTGACCATCCGGTCACCACCCATTGGGAAGACATCGCTGATCTTAAAGCGAGGTTTCCGCAACTGGATGTCAAACAAAAGTGCCGCTGGGTTGTTGCTGATGAGCGGATTACCACGTCGGGGGGCATATCTGCTGGCATTGATATGAGTTTGTATCTGGTATCGAAACTGGCATCGCTGGCACTGGCAGAGCAAACGGCGCACCAGATGGAGTATGACTGGAATAAAACTCAGCCGTGA
- a CDS encoding HPP family protein translates to MNHIKSALLAGIAATFAIGVLSYADAWSGHGLWLMAPFGATAVLVFGVPDSPLAQPKNVIIGHLITATIGLVFVHFVPVEPWSLACATGLAISAMLVTKTTHPPAGANPLLIMLTGQSWSFLITPVLLGAVIIVLCGKLAKLCQNRTLAASKA, encoded by the coding sequence ATGAATCATATAAAATCAGCGTTATTGGCTGGTATCGCGGCGACATTCGCGATTGGAGTCTTATCCTATGCAGATGCATGGAGTGGTCATGGTCTGTGGCTAATGGCACCATTTGGTGCAACGGCAGTGTTGGTATTTGGGGTACCGGACAGTCCGTTAGCGCAACCAAAAAACGTCATTATTGGCCACCTGATCACGGCAACGATTGGCTTAGTATTTGTGCATTTTGTACCGGTTGAGCCCTGGAGCTTGGCGTGTGCAACCGGGCTGGCCATCTCTGCGATGCTGGTGACCAAAACCACGCATCCGCCTGCTGGAGCGAATCCGCTGTTGATCATGCTGACAGGTCAAAGTTGGTCATTCCTGATTACACCTGTGCTGCTGGGCGCTGTGATTATTGTGTTGTGTGGCAAGTTGGCCAAACTGTGCCAAAACCGCACTCTGGCGGCGAGTAAAGCCTGA